One stretch of Desulfovibrio sp. UCD-KL4C DNA includes these proteins:
- a CDS encoding phosphotransacetylase family protein: MVGIYIGSTTGYSGKNLLAMSLGLKFRNSGFNVGYMKPVGAVPHMDGNRPGDADAAFIQEVLGLEQDPEKVTPVLVTRDFTIKAFTEDLGDLKPKIIESYAELSQDKDVMIIGGSGSFLSSGNYCGVSGPDVAGALGAKTILIDRYSKELKYDYVLRVQRDLGDDFLGVVFNDVPDHYMDELKSLLIPFLEKKGVRILGIIPRDPLMGAIKVSDLAERLFGKIISAHAKADRVVENFLIGTMQVENFITHFRRHKNSAVIVGGDRADVQLVALEGNCPCLILTGNLYPNDIILTRSEVLEIPVIVVRDDTYSVAKKMEAIQESYKLRDMIKINHGASLVNSELDYDYIFDKLEL; this comes from the coding sequence ATGGTAGGTATTTATATAGGTTCTACAACCGGATACTCGGGTAAGAATCTTTTGGCCATGTCTTTAGGATTGAAGTTTCGCAACAGTGGCTTCAATGTTGGCTATATGAAACCTGTAGGGGCTGTTCCGCATATGGATGGAAACAGGCCGGGAGATGCCGATGCCGCCTTTATTCAAGAAGTGCTGGGACTTGAACAGGACCCTGAAAAAGTTACCCCTGTACTAGTTACAAGAGATTTCACAATAAAAGCTTTTACTGAAGATCTCGGAGATTTGAAGCCTAAAATTATAGAATCATACGCGGAACTCAGTCAGGACAAAGATGTTATGATTATAGGCGGATCAGGAAGCTTTTTGAGCTCTGGTAATTATTGCGGAGTAAGTGGGCCTGATGTGGCTGGAGCTCTCGGGGCAAAAACAATCCTGATTGACCGCTATTCCAAGGAACTCAAGTATGACTATGTTCTTCGTGTTCAAAGAGATCTCGGCGATGATTTTCTCGGGGTAGTCTTTAATGATGTGCCGGATCACTATATGGATGAACTTAAATCTCTGCTTATTCCTTTTCTTGAGAAAAAAGGCGTTAGAATTCTCGGTATAATTCCGCGTGATCCTCTTATGGGAGCGATCAAAGTCAGCGATCTTGCAGAGCGTCTGTTTGGAAAAATTATTTCTGCACATGCAAAAGCGGACAGAGTCGTTGAGAATTTTTTAATCGGAACCATGCAAGTCGAAAACTTCATTACCCATTTCAGACGGCATAAAAATTCAGCCGTAATTGTCGGTGGCGACAGGGCTGACGTGCAGCTTGTCGCTCTGGAAGGGAACTGTCCGTGTCTTATTCTAACTGGTAATCTTTACCCTAATGATATAATTTTAACCCGTTCTGAAGTCCTAGAAATTCCCGTTATTGTAGTGCGTGATGATACATATTCGGTTGCCAAAAAAATGGAAGCAATTCAGGAAAGTTATAAGTTAAGGGACATGATTAAAATTAATCACGGAGCCAGCCTCGTTAACTCAGAATTGGATTATGACTATATTTTTGATAAATTGGAACTATAA